Part of the Kitasatospora sp. NBC_01266 genome, GGCGGCCTGCACCTCGGGACTCCCTGAACGGAGCTTCTCGCCGATGATGTAGGCGTGGTCGCCCTTTCGCAGGTAGCGGCGGTTCTCGGCGGAGGAGAAACCGCGGTCGGCCACCCACACGATCTTGGAGAGGGTCCAGTCCCGCATCTCGTCCTTGACCTGACGGATCAGGGTCTGGTCGGAAGCGTTGCCCGGCCAGCACCAGCAGCGGACCGGGATCCCGTCCCTGGTGACCGCCATGCCGATCACGATCTGCGGCAGGTCGTCGCGGGAGTCCTTCGACTTGCCGTAGGTCCGGAACCCGACCTGCTTCGCTTCGCCGTCCACATCCTCGGTGTCCAGGCGGCGGCCCGCGTCGTCCCGGGCGACGGGCTCGTCCGGCTCCTCCAACTCGAAGTAGGTGCTGGTGGTGTCGAAGAACAGCAGGTCCACCTCCAGGTTCAGCAGGTTCGCGACCTCGTCGAACACCTGCTTCTCCAGGTCGCCGGTCACCTCGTGCAGCCAGTCCATCGCCCGGTAGCAGGTGTCGTCGTCGGTTGCCGACAGGCCGTCGATGTGCACGTCGTTGGTGATCCAGTCCGCGGCCGCGAGCTTCGACGACGGCGCCAGCGCACGGTTGGCGACCAGGGCGAACAGCACCCGCTCGGTGGTGGTCATGTCCCGTCGCCTGCCGCGCTTGGGCTGCCCGACCCGGCCCAGGATCTGGTCGATCCGCAGGCGGCGCCACAGCTGATCGAGCACGTAGGCACCGCCGAACGCGCGCGACGAGGTGAACTCCAGGTCCGACGCCGTGGTCGCGGCCGGGGCGTCACCCGGCTCCAGCAGCTTCGATAGAGACGCGACCAAGCGCCTGACCGCGTCGCGGTCCAGGTCGTCCTCGCGGCCGAAGGTGAACAGCACCTTCGGTACCGCCCGGCCCTTCACCGGATCCCACTCGTTGTGGGCCAGGTGCAGGTACCGGACCGTCCCGGACTTGTTCTCCCGCTTCGTCGTCTTCACGTACACAGCTCCAGACGATAGGCCGAAGCCACAGGCCAGCGCAGCCAAATCACGGAAGTCGCGTCTCTAGGCACTTTCGGCCCGCAGCGACAGCCTCACCACCCTGGCCTGCGACTTCACCCCGCTGACGTCTCCAGAACCGTCGAACTACGCGGAACGCGGGTCCAACTGACCAGCGCATTCCAGTTGGCAGGCTTCCGACATGTCATCGGGACGCTCTGGGAGATCGATGACGCCGTCGCGGAACAGGTCGCGAGGTCGTTCTACGACATGCTCGGGAACGGCTCGGGTGACCTTGCCATCCCCCAATCCGCTGAGGCCCTCCACCGGACGGTGCGCATGCTGCGGGACCGATACCGTGCTGCGCCGTCGCTGTGGGCCGCATACGTGCACTCCGGTGCATGACGCTGAAGGGCGCCGCAGATCTCGGCCGCAGGCAGGTGGACTTCAGCACTCAGCGCCGAAGCCCGAAGCGTCGTACGGTCGGTGCCGGGATTGGATGGCAGCGCGCAGGGCATCGAATGCGGGGGAACGGTCGCGCCAAGGGTCGTCAAGATCGGCCAATAGATCTTGCCTGTAGGAGAGTTGAGGGTCGCCGTCGGTGTCTGGCTGGAATGACAGCCTATTCGACGGCCAGAGGGGTTGAGTCAACGGTTCGCTCTGGTCCATGTCGACTTCGAGACGCAGTGCCGTACGCCTGGTATCGCGAGTTGATTTCCGCCCAACGAGGACGAAATAAGCGGCAGTTGTGATGTCCATGGTCGGGGAGGCGACGCTGCCTGCACAGGATCGGAGTCACGTCGCCCCCCGCCGCCGCCGCGGATCGGGGCTGGGTGGGTCCGGGTAGCCGGAACGTCCCGTACCGGCCGGCGGATCGTCGCCCAACGTAGAAGGCGGTCCTGTTCGGCCCGTGACCGCCGACCGCCGAGCGTGGAGTGGCCGTACGCGGACCAGTGGTTACGGTGGAAGAGGCGGGGGGTAGCCCGCCGTCCACGGCGGTAGAGCCGGGAAGTGACCCGATCATGACCTCCGACCAGACCATCGGCATATACGGCCAAGGCTTATTCGGCTCCGACACGCCCACGCAGAACCGGAAGTACCTCGGCCAGCTGCAGACCTCGGCCTTCAACCTGATGATGCTCTTCACCCTGCACGTCGACGCCCACTTCGATCTCGCGTGGTCCAGCACACCCATCGCCAGCAACGGCGCCATCACGAACGAGTGGACGGGCATGCAGGAGCCGAAGCTGCCGGACCTCGTGCGCGGGTTGCGGCAGGGCGGCTTCGACACCATCCTGTTCTCGGTCGGTTCGGCCGACGTGTCCGACTGGCACAACATCCAAACAGCGCTCGAAGGCACCGCGGACGACTGGGACCACCTGCAGAAGAACTTCCGGGCCGTGGCCGACTGGCTTCAGATCGACGGTTTCGACATCGACTGCGAGGAGCCCGACATCCTGCCCCGCACCATCGCCGCGGCCGCCGCGATGCTCGCCCCCCTCGGGGCGAAGAACATCATCACCTGCGCACCGTACGGCGATCAGACCTCGTTGGACTGGTGGCTGAGCTGCATGGAAGTCATCGTCAACAGGAACGGACGGCAACTCGTCGACTGGTGGAACGTGCAGGACTACGGTTGGGCGGCCGCCGACCCCAGGCAGTGGCTCGCCGGCGTCGAGAAGCAGCAGGACGCCATCGGCGTCAAGGACCCGGCCGCCTTCATCCGCCCGGGATTCGCCGCCACCGGTGCCGACGGCGACCGCCCCGGCCGCACGCCCCGGCAGATGCAGGACGTGCTGGACGGCCTGGTGGACCTGCAGCTCACCGGATCATTCGTCTGGAACGCCAGGACCATCCTGGACGCGGTATCGCCTCCCGCCCCGGCACCAAGGGCGTACGCGGAGGCCCTGCGAAACGGCCTCGACGGGCGCCCGGGGCGCTGAAGCTAGGGGTGCGGCGGACGAGGACGGGCGCGGGCCCGTCCGGGACGTGTTCGCGGCCCGCCCAGGCGCCGTCCGCGCCGTCCGCACCGGCCGGGTCGCCCGTGACCACCACCACCGCTACGCCGAGAACATCACGCAGATGCGCGGGCTCGGTCTCGACGGTCGCCGGTTCTCGATCGCCTGGCCGAGGATTCGGCCGACCGGCAGCGGCCCGGCCGATCCGGCTGGACTCGCCTTCCACGACCGGCTGGTGGACGCACTGCTCGCCGCCGGTGGCAGGCTGGCCCGGGATACCGCGTACCACTGCTCGTATTCGATGCCGCCCGGTTGGGCGCGACCCGACCGCCGCAAGCGCGGCCGGGGACGAGCGGTCGGCTCCGGGACCCGATGTGACGGTCGGGCAGGCGGTGCTGCGATAGTTGGCGGATGCGTGTCGGCCTGCTCGGACCCTTGGTGCTGGACAGCGATGCGGGCCCGATAGCGATCGGCGGCGCGCGGCTGCGGGCGCTGCTGGCCCGGCTGGTGTTGGACGGCGGGCGCGCTGTCCGGCCGGAGGTCCTGGTGGAGGCGCTGTGGGCCGAGCCGCCGGCCGACCGGGCGAACGCCCTGCAGTCGTTGGTGTCCCGGTTGAGGGGTGTGCTGGGCGACCCCGAGCTGCTCACCTTCGGGCCGGCCGGGTATCGGCTGGCCGTCGAGGCGGGCGCGGTGGACGCCGTCCGGTTCGAGCGGCTGGCCCGCTCGGGTCGGCGCTTGCATGCGCAGGGTCAACCAGCCGAGGCCGCCGCTGCCTTGCGGGAGGCCCTGGGCCTGTGGCGCGGCCCCGCGCTGGCGGATGTGCGCGAGGCGCCGTTCGCCGAGGCGGAGGCCGAGCGGCTCGAACGGGCCCGGCTGGCCGCCCTGGAGGACCGGATCGAGGCCGACCTCGTGCTGGGAGCCGACGCCGATCTCATCGCCGAGCTCGAATCGCTGACGGCGGAGCATCCGCTGCGTGAGCGGCCGCATGCGCAGCTGGTCCGGGCCCTGGCCGTCGGTGGCCGGGGCGCCGAGGCGCTGGCCACCTATCAGCGGCTGCGCGACCGGCTGGCCGACGCGTTCGGCAGCGACCCCGGGCCGCAGCTGCAGGCGGCTCATCTGGCGGTGCTGCGTGGCGAGTTCGCGCCGCCCCGGCCCGACCACCCGCCACAGCACCGTCAGTCGGAGCAGCACCGGGCGCCCCGCCGATCGTGGCTGCCCGGCAACCTGGACGCACCGCTGACCAGCTTCGTGGGCCGCGAGGACGATGTCCGCCGGGTGGTCGAACTGCTCGGGCGGGCCCGGCTGGTCACCCTGGTCGGGCCCGGAGGTGCCGGCAAGACCCGGCTGGCCACCACCAGCGGCCGGCAGCTCACCCCGTCCGGCGGGGTGTGGTTCGTCGCCCTGGCCCCGGTCGGTGCGGACGACGTGTCCCGCGCGGTGCTCGGCGCGCTGCGGGAGCGCGAGGCCGGCGTGCTCAAGGGCGCCGCGACACCGGGCCGCCCGCCCGTGAGCCCGCCCGTGAGCCCGTCCGTGAGCCCGGGCGGCGGCGCTGGTGCCGCTGGTGCCGCCGGGGAGGTCCTGGACCGGCTGGCCGAGGTGCTGGCGGACGACGACCTGGTGCTGGTGCTGGACAACTGCGAGCACCTGGTCGAGGCGGTCGCGGCTTTGGCCGAGACGCTGCTCGGCCGGTGCCCTCGGCTGCGGGTGCTGGCCACCAGCCGGGAAGCGCTGCGGATCGACGGCGAGATCCTGCACCCGGTGCTCCCACTGGAACTGCCCGAACCGGGCTCGACGGTTGAGCAGGCCCGCGCCTGCGCGGCGATCCGGCTGTTCCACGACCGTGCGGCCGCGGTCTGTCCCGGCTTCGGCGTGGCGGGCGACTCGCTGGCGGCGGTGATCGAGATCTGCCACCGCCTGGACGGCCTGCCGCTGGCGATCGAACTGGCCGCGGCACGGTTGCGCACTCTGCCGGTCGAGGTGGTCGCGGCCCGGCTGGACGACCGGTTCCGGCTGCTCACCCGGGGCAGCCGCACCGCGCTGCCCCGGCACCAGACCCTGCGTGCCGCGGTGGCCTGGAGCTGGGACCTGCTGGACGCCGACGAACGGGCGCTGCTGGAACGGCTGTCGGTGGTGCCCGGCGGGTTCACCGAGGACGCGGCGCAGGCGGTCGGCGGGCTCGACGTCCGGTGCGCCGGCATTCACACCGCCGGCATTCACGCCTGCGACGTTCACGCCTGCGACGTTCGGGAGCTGCTGGCGGCGCTGGTCGACAAGTCCCTGCTGGATCCGCTCGGGGCCGGCGACACGGGCGAGCCGCGCTACCGGATGCTGGAGACCATCCGGGAGTACGGCCTGGAGCAGCTCGCTCGGCGCAAGGAGGTGGAAGCTGCCCGCGAACGGCATGCCGGGTTCTTCCTCGAACTGGCCGAGCGCGCGGAACCGCGGCTGCGCACCCGTGACCAACTGCGCTGGCTGGCCCGGCTGTCGGCCGAGCGGGACAACCTGCTGGCCGCGATCCGCTGGGCGATCGACGCCGGTGACGCCGGGACGGCGGTCCGGTTCGGCGCGGCGCTCTGCTGGTTCTGGTCCATGCGGGGCTACCCGCCGGAGTCGCTGGACCTGCTCGACCGGATGCTGGAGGTTCCAGGGCCGGCCGATCCGGTGGCCCGCGCGCTGGTGATCGCGACGCATGCGGTCGGTACCGAGTCCATCAGTCAGCCGCAGGACAGGGCAGCCGCCTTCCGCCGGATCGAAGAGGCGATGGAGGGCATCGACCCCGGCGTCCATCCGCTGCTGGAGCTGGCCCAGTTGGCCGCCGCGATCGCCGGACCGAAGCCGCGGGCTCAGGACGCCTCGGATGCCTCGGACGCCTCGGACGCCTCGGCGGGTGAGCGGAGGGATCCCTCAAGTCGGCCGTTCGGACTGCTGGTTCAGGGCCTGCTGACCCTGCACGCCGGGAACGTCACCGAGGCGACGGGCTTCCTCACCCGCGCGCTGACCGGTTTCGAGGAACTCGGGGAGCGGTGGGGCCTGGCGACCGCACTGAGCACCCTGGGATCGATCCGGCGGCGGTCCGGCGAACTGGCCGATGCGCTGGCGATGAACGAGCGGGCCACCCGGTACTTCCAGGAGCTCGGTATGCGGGAGTACACGGTGGAGAACGAGGTGCAGGCCGCGCTGATGCGTGCTCAGGCCGGGGACGTGGACGGCGCGCGGCGGCAGCTGGCGGGCCTGCTCGACCAGGTGGCGCAGAGCGGATCGGCCGAGCCGTGGGCCCTGGTGGGCCTGGGCCTGGCCCAGTTGGAGTGGCGGGCCGGACGGTTGGCAGCGGCCCGCGCACACGCACGGGTCGCGCTGGCTGAGGCTCCCGGCGGTCAGCCGACGCCGTCGCACCTCACGGCCCTGCTGCTGGGCGTGCTCGCCCAGGTGGACGCGGCGGAAGGCCGCCCGGACGAAGCGGTGCGCCGGCTCGACCACCCGGCGGTGCACCTGGTGTTGACCTGGAACTCCGCGGTCACGGGGTGGATCGCGGTCGTGGTCGCGGGCATCGAGCTGTGCCGCGACCGTGCGGAATGCGCGGCGCAACTGCTCGGGGTCGCCGACGTGTTGCGCGGCTCGGACGACCTCGGCGACCCCGACGTGCACGGGTTCACCCGGCAGGCCACCGCCGCCCTGGGAGCCGCCGGGTTCGCGGCGGCGCACGCCACGGGCGCGGCGATGGCGCGGACCGAGGCCAGAGAGCTGTTGTCCGCGATCATCACCGCACCCGTGGCCCGGCCGAGTTGCTCCGTTCAGTGAGCCTGAGTCGTGGCCTGGGCAGCTGGGGCGGCCGGAGCCGCCTTGCCGAACATGGCGCAGATGGTGGCGGTTTGAAGTGCCTGGTCAGCCGCGACGAGCTTCGCGTCGGCCCCGAACTCGAACAGGAACTCCGTCGAGACGAGGACGGTGGCGGTGCGACTGCCCGTGCTGTCGGTGAGGTTGACGCTGGAGTAGCCGGTGATTCCCCCGTCGTGGGCCCAGATGGTGCCGCAGGGGGTGGTGCCCGTCTCGATGCCCAGCCCGGACCCGGGCCCGTTCACCGGGTTGCCCGGGTCCATCGGGACGGTGCTGCGCAGCTCCGCCAACTGGGCTGCGGGCAGCAGCCTGCCGGACATCAGCGCGGTGTAGAAGCGTGACCAGTCCTGCGCGGTGGACACCACCGCCCCGGCGGCCCCGCCCCAACTCGGGTCGTTGCCGGAGACGTTCACGTGGCCGTCGCGGTCCACCCCGGAAACGTCCTGGAATGCGGCGGGCACCCCCGCCGGCATGTGGGCCGAGTCCGGTTCGTAGCCCCGGGCGTACGCGCCGTGCCAACTGCCGTCCGTAGCGAGGTAGGTGTGCTTCAGGCCGAGCGGCCGGGCGATCCGGTCCCGGATCAGGTCGGCGAGGCTCGTCCCGGTGACCCGCTCCAGGACGGCGCCGACCGCGGCGTAGTCGGTGTTGCTGTAGGACCACTGGGTGCCCGGGGCGAACAGCGGCGGGTGCGTCACCCCCACGGCGAGCAGCTCCGAGGAGGTCCACCGATGCGGGTCCTTGCCGAGGATCGACGGCACGAGGGCCGGGTCCTCGGTGTAGTCGAACAGGCCGCTGGTGTGGTTCAGCAGCATCCGCAGCGTGATCGCCCGGCCGTTCGGGACCTGGCCCGGCAGCCACTTCTCCACCGGGTCGGTCAGCGCGAGCCTGCCCTCGGCGACCAGTTGCAGGACGATCGTGGCCATCATGGTCTTGGTGTTGGAGCCCATCCGGAACTCGTCCCCCACCTTGAGCCGTTGGTCCTTCGCGGCCCAGGGGGCCTGTTCGGCGATCTCGACGGGCCGACCGTGGCCGTCGTCCACCCGCACGATCACCCCCGGTGCCCCGGCGTCCACCAACTGCTGTGCCAATGTCGTCAGTTGAGCTCGCTGTGCGTCAACCCCGAGCCGGGCTGCCCCGGACGCGGACCCCGCGGCCGGGAACGCTGGACCGGCGGCCAGCCCCACGGTCAGTATCGACGCCGTCAGCACGGCCGGCGCCAGCCGCAGGCGACGCGACTGCACCGCACGATCCGACGAAGAGGGAGCTGAAGAGGGCGCTGAAGAGGTAGCTGAAGAAGTATCCGGTGACATAGACCCGTTCCTCCGGTGACTGGGTGACCTGGACGGATCCAGCCTCCGGCCCGCCGCTGGCAGACCGCGCACAGCGCGCTGTCAGGCGTCCGGTCGCGCGATCAGCGCCGGCGCAGTCATCGAGTGGAGGCACACCCGTCGTGCCTCCGCTCCGAGAGGTGGGTCAGTCGCGTTCGGGGCGCCGGGGGCCCGGAGCACGCCGGTCAACAGGTCCTGGCGCAGGACCACGGTCCCCGGGTAGCAGCCCAGCACGGCCAGCAGCTCCACCCGCTCGCCGGCGGCCTGCAGCTGAGCCGCCGCCTTCGAGAAGCCAGACCAGAGGTGTGCACTTCCGCGCTCTGGCATCCGAGGGTCAGACTGGTGAACATGAGTCAGGCACAAGTCGGGCCGCAGGTGCCGAGGAGCCCGCTCCTCGGCACCTGCGGCCCGCTGCGCTGCGTCCGCCCGGAGTCCGGCAGGCGAATCCATTGGCAGGCCGTCCGGCGGTCCGAGGGATACCACCAGCGCATCGGCCTGGTCTACGTTGGCTTCGAGACCCAGGCGCGCACCCCGAAGTCCTACTGCGCCTGGTAGCGCGACCTGATCGCCCGGCGTCGCCGGGACGGGTGAGCAATTCTGCAGAGATGAGGGCCCCTCATGATCAGTGACGACCCGGCCAGAGAGCCGACCGGCGTCGCCGCCACCGCCGTCGCCGCCACCGCCACTGCTGCTGCTGCCGCCGCCGGCGACGGCGACGGCGACGGCTTCGGGAAGGCGTTACCGGGGGAGGGTGCCGCCCTACTGGAGCCGGTGGACCGGGTCTCGTGGCGCTGGACGGCTTCGCTCAGTCTGGTGAATCTCGGGGTCTTCCTGGGCTTCTTCACGCCGATCCAGATCCTGCTGCCGATGCAGCTGCAACGCCTGGACGCCGCCCACAAGGCCGAGTTGCTCTCCTGGGTGACCGGCGTGGGCGCCCTGGTCGCGATGGTGGTCAACCCGTTGGCGGGCGCCCTCTCGGATCGCACCACGTCCCGGTTCGGGCGTCGGCGCCCCTGGATCCTGGCCGGTGCGCTGCTCGGCGCCGGTGGGCTGCTGCTCACGGCCGGCCGGCACGGGCTGGTCGGCATCACGGTGGGGTGGGTGGTCGCCCAGGCGGGCCTGAACGTCATGCTGGCCGGGGCCGCCGCGCCGGTCGCCGACCAAGTGCCCCGTGCCCAGCGGGCGGTGGTCTCCGGCTGGACCGGGATCAGCCAGTCACTGGGACTGCTGGTCGGTGCCTTGCTGGTCACCCTGTTGGTCAGCGGGATCGCCGGCGGGTATGCGGCGGTCGCGGCCATGACCGTGGCCCTGGCGCTGCCGTTCGTCCTGTTCTTCGCCGACCCGGTCCTCGCACCGGAGGCCCGCCGATCGCTCAACTTACGCTCTCTGCTAGCTGGTTACTGGGTCAGCCCGCGCCGCTACCCCGACTTCGGGTGGGCCTGGCTGACCCGTTTCCTGATCAACCTCGGAAACGCGATCGGTACCCTCTACCTGCTCTTCTACCTCACCGACGCCGTGCACTACCGCTCGCCGGATGACGGGGTGCTGATCCTCACCGCCGTCTACACCCTGGCCGCCCTGCTGACCGCCGTCCCCTCCGGGGCGGTCTCCGACCGCACCGGCCGCCGCCGGGCCCTGGTCGTGGTCTCCTGCACGGTGATGGCCGCCGCCGCGCTGCTGCTGGCCCTGGTCCACACCTGGCCGGCCACGATCGTGGCCGCTGCCGTGCTCGGTGCGGGCTACGGCGTCTACCTGGCCGTCGACCAGGCCCTGGTCACCCAGGTGCTGCCCGCCGCAGCCGACCGGGCCAAGGACCTCGGTGTCATCAATATCGCCAACTCCGGCCCCCAGGTGCTCGCTCCCGTCATCGCCGCGCCGATCGTCGCCGACTTCGGCGGCTACTTCGGGCTCTACCTGGCCACCGCCCTGATCACCCTGCTCGCGGGCCTGCTGGTGCACCGCATCCGCGGCGTCGCCTGACCGACTGCCGAGGACCGGGACCAGGACCCGGCAAGCGGTCAGGGACCCGGCAAGTGGTCAGGGACCTCAGGCGGCCAGGGAGCGGAGTTCGTCGTGGATGAGGCCGACGAGCAGTTCGGCCAGTCGGCGGTGGCTGTGGTCGGCCACCGTGGTCAGCACCGCGCCCGCGTTGTGGTGGACCATCGTGACGGCGAGCGGATGGCCCGGCCCGAGCGGCGGCACGGCCGCCAGGCCGACCAGGCGCGCGGGACCGAGGGTGAGTTCCCCGGCATGGGTGGCAACGCTGCTGCAGAGCAGTGAGAAGTACCGGGGTGAGTCGACATATCGGCTTGCGGCGTCGCCCAGCAAGGTGAACTCGCGCGGTCGCGAGGAGACCACCGCCGCCTGGGCGCGGGCCCGTTGTGCGAACGCGCTGCGGTGCAGGAAGTCGTCCATCGCGGCGAGTCGCCGACGCGCGTCCCGCCGGCCCGGCAGCGGTACCCGGACCGTGGCGTAGTGGTTTCCGAGCAGGCCCCGCTGCTCCTCGGTGCGTACGTCGACGGGGACCAGTGCGCAGACCCCGGGCAGTCGGGGGAACCGGCCGGTCAGCTGCAGGGTGCGCAGGGCGCCGGCGGTGGCGGTCAGGAACACCGCGTTGCGGGAGGTGGTTCGGGAGGCCGTCCGGGGGGACGGTCCGCGCCCCAACGCCTCCCGGGCGGCGGCCAGTTCCTGGCTCGGCACCCGGCTGAAGGCGACAGCACGCCGGTCGTCCACCGGGCCGTGGAACGGCAGCGGGCGGGCCTTGGGGAGCAGGTCGCCCAGGGCCCAGGCCAGTTGACGGGCCCGTGGCACCGCGACCGGGGTCGGCGCCGGCCCTCGGTTCGCCAACTGCGGCCCGGCTCCGCTCCCGTCGAGCAGCGCGCACAGCACCGTGGCCAGTGACCCGCCGTCTAGCAGCGCGTGGTGGGCGCGGAGCAGCAGCGCGAACCCGTCGGGGGCGGGGATGAGGTGCAACTGCCAGGGCGGGCGCCGCGGATCGAGCGGCCGGACGAGCAGCGCCGCGACCTGGGCTTCCAGCGCGGCCGGTGCCGTGCCGGTGGCTGCGGTGGCTGCGGTGGCTGCGGTGGCCGTGGTGGCTGCGGTGACGTGGTGCTCGCTCTCGAACTCCGGCCCCGGTGCCCAGTATGGCCAGCCCTGGGCGGTTGCCGTGGGCGCCGGCGTTTCGGGGATCAGGTTCAGCCGCCGGTGGGGCGCGAGACGAGTCCGGGCGAGCGAGCGGAGCGCCGCCACCGAGGGCGGGGGACCGTCGAACCAGGCGAGCAGCGCGACCGTCATGTTCGCACCGGCGCTGCTCTGCTGACGGTACAGCCACGCATCGAGTGGCGGCATGGCGGCACCCGGCGATCCGCCGGCGGGTGCGGGTGCGGGTGCGGGTGCGGGCGCGAGTGCGGACGATGGCGTGGCTGACGCCGGTGACGGGGCGGAAGGAGTCACGGTGATGTCCTTGGTGCGGTGCTGATGTGGGTCGTCCGGGCGTGAGGTCCTCAGGTACTCACGTCCTCAAATCGTCAGGTCCGGCCGACCCGCGCGGGAGCCGGACAGCTCGGCCACCGCGCGGGCGACGGCTCCGGCGCCGTCCTCCCGCGCCAGCAGACCGGCCGCCGCCGCGGCGCGCCGCGCCAGGTCGGGGCTCCGGGCCGCCCGGGTGAGAGCGTCGGCCAGTCGGCTGGACGTCAGTTCGGTGTACGGCAGCACCTCCGCCGCCACCCCGAGCTGGACGAGGCGGGCGGCCCACCAGGGTTGATCGGTCATGACGGGGACCGGAACGGCGGGTACTCCCGCCCGCAGCCCGGCCGCGGTGGTGCCGGCGCCCGCGTGGTGGACCACCGCCGCCGTGCGCGGCATCAGCCAGCCGTGCGGGAGGGCGTCGACGGTGATCACGTCGTCGTCGATCACCGCGAGCCCGGCCCAGCCGGACTGGACGATCCCGCGCAGCCCGGCGCGCCGCAGGGCCTGAGCCGCCACCTCGCCGAGCCGTTCGGGGTCGCCGGGCATCATGCTGCCGAAGCCGATCAGCACCGGGGGCGGTCCGGCCGCCAGGAAGTCCGTCACCAGCGCGGGTGGCTGCCAGTTCAGGCACTCGTGCGGCCACCAGTAGCCGGCCACGTGCAGCCCGGGTCGCCAGTCCGCCGGTCGCGGCACCACCCAGGGGCTGTAGCCGTGCCAGATCGGCCACCGGCTGCGCTCCCGCTCGCCGCGCAGCCGGTGGCCGCTGCGGTGGGCGAGTCCGAGGCGGGCGTGCAGGCCCCGCTGGGCCGTGCGGTAGAGGGTGTCCAGCAGCGCGTTGGCGGCTCTCGCGCGAACGATGTTGGCCCGGCCCGCGCCACGCCAGGCCATCGTGCAGGGGGAGAACTCCGCGGTGGGGGCGTCGGGTTGGAGGAAGACGCCGATGCTCGCAATGCCGTGGTAGCGCGCGATCACCGAGGCGATGGGGGCCGCGATGGTCGAGAGCAGCAGCAGGTCGGCCGTCGGGTCCACCGCGGCGAGGATGCTGTCGACGAGCGAGAGCATGCCCTGCTCGGTGGTCCGGACCAGCGCACGCAGGTTCGTCAGCGAGCGGAACGCGTTGGACGGCGCG contains:
- a CDS encoding glycosyltransferase produces the protein MRIQVITVGTTGSVAPYTGLAHRLLAEGHQVELVTHAKFAKTVTCCGLTMRPLAADPFEALINAHSQLGGQPGGHPGEGAWRAPSNAFRSLTNLRALVRTTEQGMLSLVDSILAAVDPTADLLLLSTIAAPIASVIARYHGIASIGVFLQPDAPTAEFSPCTMAWRGAGRANIVRARAANALLDTLYRTAQRGLHARLGLAHRSGHRLRGERERSRWPIWHGYSPWVVPRPADWRPGLHVAGYWWPHECLNWQPPALVTDFLAAGPPPVLIGFGSMMPGDPERLGEVAAQALRRAGLRGIVQSGWAGLAVIDDDVITVDALPHGWLMPRTAAVVHHAGAGTTAAGLRAGVPAVPVPVMTDQPWWAARLVQLGVAAEVLPYTELTSSRLADALTRAARSPDLARRAAAAAGLLAREDGAGAVARAVAELSGSRAGRPDLTI